A region of Flavobacterium indicum GPTSA100-9 = DSM 17447 DNA encodes the following proteins:
- a CDS encoding response regulator transcription factor, with the protein MKKKDIKILLVDDEPDILEIVGYNLAQAGYQISTASNGKEAVKQAIKVKPHLIIMDVMMPEMDGMEACEQIREIPDLKDVIITFLTARNEDYSQVAGFEVGADDYIAKPIKPKLLVSKVKGLLRRLKEDEENTDSTSILVGNLQINREEYKVVKDNQTIVLPRKEFELLYLLASKPGKVFTRAEILDKVWGNEVIVGGRTIDVHIRKLREKIDDDIFKTIKGVGYKIEF; encoded by the coding sequence ATGAAGAAAAAAGACATCAAAATTTTATTAGTTGATGATGAACCGGATATCTTAGAGATTGTTGGCTATAATTTAGCTCAAGCTGGATACCAAATATCTACAGCGTCAAACGGTAAAGAAGCTGTTAAACAGGCTATTAAAGTAAAACCGCATTTGATCATTATGGATGTAATGATGCCAGAAATGGATGGAATGGAAGCTTGTGAACAAATTAGAGAAATCCCTGATTTAAAAGATGTAATTATAACATTTTTAACAGCTAGAAATGAGGATTACTCACAAGTGGCTGGATTTGAAGTTGGCGCTGATGATTATATAGCTAAACCGATTAAACCAAAATTATTAGTAAGCAAAGTGAAAGGCTTATTAAGAAGACTAAAAGAAGATGAAGAAAATACGGATTCTACTTCAATTTTAGTTGGAAACTTGCAAATTAATAGAGAAGAATACAAAGTTGTAAAAGATAACCAAACCATTGTTTTGCCAAGAAAAGAATTTGAATTGTTATATTTACTAGCCTCAAAACCTGGAAAAGTGTTTACAAGAGCCGAAATATTAGATAAAGTTTGGGGTAATGAAGTAATTGTGGGGGGTAGAACTATTGATGTTCATATTCGAAAATTGAGAGAAAAAATAGACGACGACATTTTTAAAACGATTAAAGGTGTGGGTTATAAAATAGAATTTTAA
- a CDS encoding enoyl-CoA hydratase/isomerase family protein produces MENILVEKLNQIAVVTINRPTKLNALNKATIEELHHAFGSLDKDAEVKAIIVIGSGEKAFVAGADISEFADFSAEQGRTLAAKGQELLFDFVQNLATPVIAAVNGFALGGGLELAMSCHFRVASSNAKMGLPEVTLGVIPGYGGTQRLAQLVGKGRAMEMIMTASMIDAETAKNYGLVNHVVPQDELLEFVKGIAAKITNNSSVAIAKAIQAVNANYTDGVNGFEVEIANFGACFATEDFKEGTTAFLEKRKAVFPGK; encoded by the coding sequence ATGGAAAATATTTTAGTTGAAAAATTAAATCAAATAGCGGTTGTTACTATTAATAGACCTACAAAATTAAACGCTTTAAACAAAGCTACAATTGAAGAATTGCATCATGCTTTTGGTAGTTTAGATAAAGATGCAGAGGTAAAAGCAATTATTGTAATAGGAAGTGGAGAAAAAGCTTTTGTTGCGGGTGCTGATATCTCAGAATTTGCTGATTTTTCTGCAGAACAAGGAAGAACTTTAGCAGCTAAAGGACAAGAATTATTATTTGATTTTGTTCAAAATTTAGCAACACCTGTAATAGCAGCTGTTAATGGTTTTGCTCTTGGTGGAGGTTTAGAATTAGCGATGTCTTGTCATTTTAGAGTTGCTTCTTCAAATGCAAAAATGGGATTACCAGAAGTAACCTTAGGTGTTATTCCAGGTTATGGTGGAACCCAACGATTAGCTCAATTAGTCGGTAAAGGTAGAGCAATGGAAATGATTATGACGGCGAGTATGATTGATGCTGAAACGGCTAAAAATTATGGTTTAGTAAATCATGTAGTTCCACAAGATGAATTATTAGAATTTGTAAAAGGAATTGCTGCTAAAATAACAAATAATTCAAGTGTAGCTATTGCTAAAGCGATACAGGCGGTAAATGCTAATTACACAGATGGTGTAAATGGATTTGAAGTAGAAATTGCTAATTTTGGTGCTTGTTTTGCAACAGAAGATTTTAAAGAAGGAACAACTGCATTTTTAGAAAAAAGAAAAGCAGTGTTTCCAGGAAAATAA
- a CDS encoding TonB-dependent receptor: MKIKFLLFWLFLSVISFAQNTTKIKGIVTDKDSNQPLGFVSVSLKGTGYKTDTDVNGSYELNVKPGNFTLVFSFVGYKSYEKNITLTSGQTLEVNTSLQENSSKIEEVVVKVSVKKTTETALLKEQQKAVEMKQSIGSQEMERKGISDVEEGLTKVTGITKAESRGLFVRGLENRYNNLLINDLQAPSNSPFKKIIPLDLFPTDIVGVLGVFKTFNPNIPGDFAGATINVETTEPQSSQTKLSVGFGYVTNNNGNDFLISESANNTDGFFGIQKKYRELPNAYGTIGAYRLTSAQYKEGYKNSSWNVDKVGAPINNSISFSHSDKFKFNNNRSFSYLISLNGDNKYQVRRGVERSFIEGLGEYNNDLYSQSYSYQTNASTLVGLKYKSNRLQVATNSIYIRTTESLIKDQYGILSNQKSTPNRLVRTNQFEQSDYFNNQLLASYKLTSDDKHSVKGGISYVKTLYELPDRKFLDGKLNSDGSFENSYGGNTLNRQHFNIKGNYYVSGMFEYNFKFGKEINGKSNKLSLGYNSFKNSIVSNYRFFSTRALSGSYTVTTSLNDINDQILSDIDNGLVFEREESTADYKVKLNQFVNAGYANLFFNLTEKLEINGGVRFETSDRTIKFRTIADSFDSKYRKNTEKKNYILPSINSKYALTDKANLRLAASKTITRPVLMEVLPVQFVNPDGTVETGNGGLKDTENLNADLKYEFFSDKKDMVAVGVYGKNIQDPIERIFKPSATQITTFQNSKVANLYGAEFEFIFNMAHIAKNLDNFSVGLNASVMKTKVEISDDNQLENNPSRELQGASNWVLNADAKYEFNLGKEIKNTVSLVYGVKGKSIFAVGTAGLDHIYEMPFHKLDFVYSSKLTKNLSAKFSADNILNPYQRFQLGNNSEIQITEPSLLLKEYKKGVGLSLSLSYTF; the protein is encoded by the coding sequence ATGAAAATTAAATTTTTACTATTCTGGTTATTTTTATCTGTAATCAGTTTTGCTCAAAACACTACTAAAATTAAAGGTATTGTAACGGATAAAGACAGCAATCAACCTTTAGGATTTGTATCTGTGTCCTTAAAAGGAACAGGTTACAAAACTGACACTGATGTGAATGGAAGTTACGAATTAAATGTAAAACCAGGAAATTTCACGTTGGTTTTTTCATTTGTTGGTTATAAATCATATGAGAAAAACATAACATTAACTTCAGGACAAACTTTAGAAGTAAATACTAGCTTACAAGAAAACTCTTCAAAAATTGAAGAAGTAGTTGTAAAAGTCTCTGTTAAGAAAACAACTGAAACAGCTTTATTGAAAGAGCAACAAAAAGCGGTTGAAATGAAACAAAGTATTGGTTCTCAGGAAATGGAAAGAAAAGGAATCAGTGATGTGGAAGAAGGGTTAACCAAAGTAACAGGAATTACTAAAGCAGAATCTAGAGGTTTATTTGTAAGAGGTTTAGAAAACCGCTACAATAATTTATTAATTAATGATTTACAAGCTCCCTCAAACAGTCCTTTTAAGAAAATTATTCCATTAGACTTATTTCCAACGGACATCGTTGGTGTTTTAGGCGTTTTTAAAACATTTAACCCAAATATTCCAGGTGATTTTGCTGGAGCAACAATTAATGTTGAAACTACAGAACCTCAATCATCGCAAACTAAATTAAGTGTTGGATTTGGATATGTTACCAACAACAACGGAAATGATTTTTTAATTTCTGAATCTGCAAACAACACGGATGGATTTTTTGGTATTCAAAAAAAATATAGAGAATTACCAAATGCCTATGGTACTATTGGCGCGTACAGATTAACTTCTGCTCAATATAAAGAAGGATATAAAAACAGTTCTTGGAACGTTGATAAAGTAGGTGCTCCAATTAACAACAGCATTAGTTTTAGTCATTCTGACAAATTTAAATTCAACAACAATCGTTCATTCTCCTATTTAATTTCCTTAAACGGCGACAATAAATATCAAGTAAGAAGAGGTGTTGAACGTTCATTTATTGAAGGGTTAGGCGAATACAATAATGATTTATATTCACAATCATATAGTTATCAAACTAATGCTTCTACATTAGTTGGATTGAAATATAAATCGAATCGATTACAAGTAGCTACAAATTCTATTTACATTAGAACTACTGAAAGCTTAATTAAGGATCAATATGGTATATTATCTAATCAAAAAAGCACGCCAAACAGATTAGTTAGAACAAACCAATTTGAACAATCTGATTACTTTAACAACCAATTATTAGCAAGTTACAAATTAACTTCTGATGACAAACATAGTGTTAAAGGTGGAATCTCTTATGTAAAAACATTATATGAATTACCCGATAGAAAATTCTTAGACGGGAAATTAAATTCAGATGGTTCGTTTGAAAATTCGTATGGAGGCAACACGCTAAATCGTCAACATTTTAATATAAAAGGGAATTATTATGTAAGCGGTATGTTTGAATACAATTTTAAATTTGGAAAAGAAATCAATGGTAAATCAAACAAATTATCATTAGGATATAATTCATTTAAGAACAGTATAGTTTCTAATTACCGATTTTTCTCAACCAGAGCATTAAGTGGAAGTTACACGGTTACTACTTCATTAAATGACATTAATGATCAAATTTTATCTGACATTGACAACGGATTAGTTTTCGAAAGAGAAGAATCAACTGCAGATTACAAAGTAAAATTAAATCAATTTGTAAATGCAGGCTATGCTAACCTATTCTTTAATTTAACTGAAAAATTAGAAATTAATGGTGGTGTTCGATTTGAAACATCTGACAGAACTATAAAATTTAGGACAATAGCTGATTCATTTGATAGTAAATACAGAAAGAATACTGAAAAGAAAAACTATATTTTACCTTCAATTAATTCAAAATATGCATTAACAGACAAAGCAAATCTTCGTTTGGCAGCTTCTAAAACCATTACAAGACCAGTATTAATGGAAGTTTTACCTGTACAATTTGTAAATCCCGATGGTACCGTTGAAACAGGAAATGGAGGTTTAAAAGACACTGAAAATTTAAATGCTGATTTAAAATACGAATTTTTCTCTGATAAAAAAGACATGGTAGCAGTTGGTGTTTATGGTAAAAACATTCAAGATCCTATTGAAAGAATTTTCAAACCTAGTGCCACTCAAATCACAACTTTCCAAAACTCTAAAGTTGCTAATTTATACGGTGCTGAATTCGAATTTATTTTTAACATGGCACATATTGCTAAAAATTTAGATAATTTTTCAGTTGGATTAAATGCTTCTGTAATGAAAACAAAAGTTGAAATTTCAGATGACAATCAATTAGAGAACAATCCAAGTAGAGAATTACAAGGAGCATCTAATTGGGTTTTAAATGCCGATGCTAAATACGAATTTAATTTAGGTAAAGAAATTAAAAACACCGTATCCTTGGTTTATGGCGTAAAAGGAAAAAGCATTTTTGCTGTGGGTACAGCAGGATTAGATCACATCTATGAAATGCCATTCCACAAACTAGATTTTGTTTACTCAAGTAAGTTAACAAAAAACTTAAGTGCTAAATTTTCGGCAGACAATATTTTAAATCCTTACCAAAGATTTCAATTAGGCAATAATAGTGAAATTCAAATAACAGAACCGTCACTACTACTAAAAGAATACAAAAAAGGAGTGGGACTAAGTTTAAGCTTAAGTTATACCTTTTAA
- a CDS encoding sensor histidine kinase, translated as MFKWYQLSGYSLRQRIFLSMILLTIFSSILISLVSVYHFRYEAREYHEERLSRKENSIKQHIEYILKNTPHKLTEENTFKIFRNKIFELSDIHGLEVNFFNLKGRLILSSNPYYYTNNKTIQLRKETLNKLTSSSKQRILFVRINEDKQNIISSYSFIKNNNFKNFAILNIPYVESNDFYNEEVQKFLERYLQVYVLMLIISIYFSFALSKTITKSLTQISEKLEITQLNQRNEKLTLQPGDQEINALINAYNTMVDKLEESAQKLAQNEREHAWREMAKQVAHEIKNPLTPMKLTVQSFQRRFNPEDPAIIQKLNDYSETLIQQIDTMTAVASAFSNFASMPAQENESLNMVKVAKIALEIFNEEYIQFIANDQEIIIHFDKTQLVRIVTNLVKNAIQAIPKEQENKIVQVILEKNNDKVKLFVVDNGVGIEEEKKLLIFEPKFTTKTSGMGLGLAIIKNIVENYDGIITFESELGKGSTFCVELPIK; from the coding sequence ATGTTTAAGTGGTATCAATTAAGTGGGTATTCATTAAGACAAAGAATTTTTTTGTCCATGATACTACTTACCATTTTTTCATCAATACTAATATCATTAGTATCGGTTTATCATTTTAGATATGAAGCAAGAGAATACCATGAGGAACGATTGTCTAGAAAAGAAAATTCGATAAAACAACACATTGAATATATTTTAAAAAATACACCTCATAAGCTAACAGAGGAAAATACATTTAAAATTTTTAGAAATAAAATTTTTGAGTTGTCCGATATTCATGGATTAGAAGTGAATTTTTTTAATTTAAAAGGGCGATTAATTCTTTCCTCAAATCCGTATTATTATACGAATAATAAAACAATACAATTAAGAAAGGAAACGTTGAATAAATTAACGTCCTCTTCAAAGCAAAGAATTTTATTTGTAAGGATTAATGAGGATAAACAAAATATTATTTCTTCTTATTCATTTATTAAAAATAATAATTTTAAAAATTTTGCTATTTTAAACATTCCATATGTAGAGAGTAATGATTTTTATAATGAAGAGGTCCAGAAATTTCTCGAAAGATACTTGCAGGTTTATGTATTAATGTTGATAATTTCAATTTATTTTTCTTTTGCACTCTCCAAAACGATTACTAAATCATTAACTCAAATTTCTGAAAAACTTGAAATAACACAATTAAATCAGAGAAATGAGAAATTAACTTTACAACCCGGTGACCAGGAAATTAATGCATTAATTAATGCCTATAATACGATGGTTGATAAATTAGAAGAAAGTGCTCAAAAATTAGCTCAAAACGAAAGAGAACATGCTTGGCGAGAAATGGCTAAACAAGTGGCGCATGAAATAAAAAATCCGCTGACACCCATGAAATTGACAGTTCAGAGTTTTCAGAGAAGATTTAATCCGGAAGATCCTGCAATTATTCAAAAATTAAATGATTATTCAGAAACTTTAATTCAACAGATAGATACAATGACTGCCGTAGCTAGTGCGTTTTCAAATTTTGCCTCTATGCCAGCTCAAGAAAATGAATCGTTAAATATGGTTAAAGTTGCTAAAATTGCTCTGGAAATTTTTAACGAAGAGTATATTCAATTTATTGCAAATGACCAAGAGATTATTATTCATTTTGATAAAACACAATTAGTTCGTATTGTAACTAATTTGGTTAAAAATGCTATTCAAGCAATTCCTAAAGAACAAGAAAATAAAATTGTACAAGTTATATTGGAAAAAAATAACGATAAAGTAAAATTATTTGTAGTAGACAATGGTGTTGGAATTGAAGAAGAAAAGAAATTGTTAATATTTGAGCCTAAGTTTACTACTAAAACTAGTGGAATGGGATTAGGTTTAGCGATAATAAAAAATATAGTTGAGAATTATGACGGAATCATTACTTTTGAATCTGAGTTAGGGAAAGGCTCAACTTTTTGTGTAGAATTACCCATAAAATAA
- a CDS encoding lipoprotein signal peptidase: MSIKKAYLYIFIILLIDQASKVYIKTNFAIGDSVTVFEWFKIQFIENEGMAWGLELPGDYGKLFLTLFRIIAVGGLAWWLWDSINKKVSNYLLVAIVLIMAGAIGNIIDSVFYGILFNDSYGQVATIFSNEPYGTLFHGKVVDMFYFPIYRFENVPSWFPFKDAAGGFSFFNAIFNVADVAISTGFGILIVFNKKCFNEQKKEA; the protein is encoded by the coding sequence ATGAGCATCAAAAAAGCCTATTTATACATCTTTATTATATTATTAATAGACCAAGCAAGCAAAGTGTACATCAAAACAAATTTTGCAATTGGGGATAGTGTAACTGTTTTTGAATGGTTTAAAATTCAATTTATTGAAAACGAAGGCATGGCTTGGGGATTAGAATTACCAGGTGATTACGGCAAATTGTTTTTAACCCTATTTAGAATTATTGCAGTTGGCGGATTAGCTTGGTGGCTTTGGGATTCAATAAATAAAAAAGTTTCTAACTATTTACTTGTTGCCATTGTTTTAATTATGGCAGGTGCAATAGGAAACATTATTGATTCCGTCTTTTATGGTATTCTATTTAATGATAGCTACGGACAAGTTGCAACTATATTTTCAAACGAACCATATGGCACTTTGTTTCATGGTAAAGTAGTAGATATGTTTTACTTTCCAATTTACAGATTTGAAAATGTACCTTCGTGGTTTCCATTTAAAGACGCTGCTGGTGGATTTTCATTTTTTAATGCCATATTTAATGTAGCCGATGTGGCTATTTCTACTGGCTTTGGAATACTAATAGTTTTTAATAAAAAGTGTTTTAACGAACAAAAAAAGGAGGCTTAA
- a CDS encoding toxin-antitoxin system YwqK family antitoxin, whose amino-acid sequence MKALMTICGLLFLSFGFAQEVKPTAEEIAPDTYRVKYYHDNGKVMHEGNYVDGKSNGLWKSYDENGGLIAEGSFKDGKKAGLWNFYKGNEVSSVSYEDNTIAEVKKFYTNNLAVK is encoded by the coding sequence ATGAAAGCTTTAATGACAATTTGCGGTTTATTATTTTTATCATTTGGATTTGCTCAAGAAGTAAAACCTACAGCTGAAGAAATTGCACCAGATACATACAGAGTAAAATACTACCATGATAATGGCAAGGTAATGCACGAAGGAAATTACGTAGACGGGAAAAGCAATGGATTATGGAAATCGTATGATGAAAACGGTGGATTAATTGCTGAAGGTTCTTTTAAAGATGGAAAAAAAGCAGGTTTATGGAATTTCTATAAAGGAAATGAAGTAAGTAGTGTTTCTTATGAAGATAACACCATTGCAGAAGTAAAAAAATTCTACACGAATAACTTAGCAGTAAAATAA